In one Umezawaea sp. Da 62-37 genomic region, the following are encoded:
- a CDS encoding ABC transporter permease, whose protein sequence is MSTFPHAVGDSATMLRRNLRHLARYPVMVVMSLGVPTLLLLLFVGVFGGAMGGGARGGDYVDYLVPGIVLMTAGYGSTSTALAVNRDMTEGIIARFRTMPVFRASVLVGHVLAAVIRTVASAALVVGVALLMGFRPAATLVGWLAAVGVFVLLALALTWLAVAIGLAARNAEGTSAFTLVVQVLPFVSSAFVPPESMSGAVRWFAEDQPFTLVIDTLRGLLLGTPVGDSAIPAVGWCVGLALVGYLWARALFRRDPVR, encoded by the coding sequence ATGAGCACGTTCCCCCACGCCGTGGGCGACTCGGCGACGATGCTGCGGCGCAACCTCCGGCACCTGGCCCGCTATCCGGTCATGGTGGTGATGTCGCTGGGGGTGCCGACCCTCCTGCTGCTGCTCTTCGTCGGCGTGTTCGGCGGCGCCATGGGCGGTGGGGCGCGCGGCGGCGACTACGTCGACTACCTCGTGCCGGGCATCGTCCTGATGACCGCCGGGTACGGGTCGACGTCGACGGCGCTGGCCGTGAACAGGGACATGACCGAGGGGATCATCGCCCGGTTCCGCACCATGCCGGTGTTCCGCGCCTCGGTCCTGGTCGGGCACGTGCTCGCGGCGGTGATCCGGACGGTGGCGAGCGCGGCCCTCGTGGTCGGTGTCGCCCTGCTCATGGGGTTCCGGCCCGCCGCGACCCTCGTGGGGTGGCTCGCGGCGGTCGGCGTGTTCGTGCTGCTGGCCCTCGCGCTCACCTGGTTGGCGGTCGCGATCGGCCTGGCCGCCCGCAACGCCGAGGGCACCAGCGCGTTCACGCTCGTGGTCCAGGTCCTGCCGTTCGTCAGCAGCGCGTTCGTGCCGCCGGAGTCGATGTCCGGGGCGGTGCGGTGGTTCGCGGAGGACCAGCCCTTCACGCTGGTCATCGACACGCTGCGGGGCCTGCTGCTGGGCACGCCGGTCGGGGACAGCGCGATCCCGGCCGTCGGGTGGTGCGTCGGACTCGCGCTGGTCGGCTACCTCTGGGCGCGGGCGCTGTTCAGGCGCGATCCCGTGCGGTAG
- a CDS encoding response regulator transcription factor, translated as MIRVLIADDEELMRVGLRTMLEADDDISVVAEARNGDEAVAQVRAHRPTVVLMDIRMPQSDGLTATKALASLPEPPKVIVLTTFDLDEYVHAALRAGAVGFLLKDTPPRDLIKAVHVVAEGQAMLSPSVTRNLISAFVERDSPVGDDARNRLKALTDREREVLALVGRGLSNTEIGERLHNSQATVKAHMSRLLTKLGLSNRVQAAILAHDANLVEGG; from the coding sequence ATGATCCGCGTCCTGATCGCCGACGACGAGGAGCTGATGCGCGTCGGCCTGCGCACGATGCTGGAGGCGGACGACGACATCAGCGTGGTCGCGGAGGCCCGCAACGGCGACGAGGCCGTCGCGCAGGTGCGGGCGCACCGGCCGACCGTGGTGCTGATGGACATCCGGATGCCCCAGTCCGACGGGCTCACCGCGACGAAGGCGCTGGCCTCCCTGCCCGAACCGCCGAAGGTCATCGTGCTGACGACGTTCGACCTGGACGAGTACGTGCACGCGGCGCTGCGGGCCGGCGCGGTCGGCTTCCTGCTCAAGGACACGCCGCCGCGCGACCTGATCAAGGCCGTGCACGTGGTGGCCGAGGGCCAGGCGATGCTGTCGCCGTCGGTGACCCGCAACCTGATCTCGGCGTTCGTCGAGCGCGACTCCCCCGTCGGCGACGACGCCCGCAACCGGCTCAAGGCCCTGACCGACCGGGAACGCGAGGTGCTGGCGCTCGTGGGACGGGGCCTGTCCAACACCGAGATCGGCGAGCGGCTGCACAACAGCCAGGCCACCGTGAAGGCGCACATGAGCCGCCTGCTGACCAAGCTCGGCCTGTCGAACCGGGTCCAGGCCGCGATCCTGGCCCACGACGCGAACCTCGTCGAAGGCGGCTGA
- a CDS encoding MarR family transcriptional regulator, with product MDAPELTTSLDLIRWIMWAQRKAGEDWIKERELSHEQSFALGYLVQNPGAIQRDIAEMTRTSAASVSSLLQGLERRGLVERRTEPGDVRSKRVHATPEGVELIAGFDTAMTDVEETILAPLDQDERAALHALLGKITAELTRPTRS from the coding sequence ATGGACGCACCGGAGTTGACCACGAGTCTCGACCTGATCCGCTGGATCATGTGGGCCCAGCGCAAGGCGGGCGAGGACTGGATCAAGGAGCGCGAACTCAGCCACGAGCAGAGCTTCGCCCTCGGCTACCTGGTGCAGAACCCCGGTGCGATCCAGCGCGACATCGCGGAGATGACCCGCACGAGCGCCGCGAGCGTTTCGAGCCTGTTGCAGGGGCTCGAACGCCGCGGCCTCGTCGAGCGCCGCACGGAACCCGGTGACGTGCGCAGCAAGCGCGTGCACGCGACGCCGGAGGGCGTCGAGCTCATCGCCGGTTTCGACACCGCGATGACCGACGTCGAGGAGACGATCCTGGCCCCGCTGGACCAGGACGAGCGGGCCGCCCTGCACGCCCTCCTCGGCAAGATCACCGCGGAACTCACGCGCCCCACCCGGTCGTAG
- a CDS encoding MATE family efflux transporter: MSTTSTESPMGADAVGTNRWYLSSAPIIRALVHLCVPMAAAMVVGAVYNVINGGFIGSLHNTALLAAVTLGAPLLGLVMAVGGVFGVGGGALISRLLGAAEHDPAQAGEIKHVSSFAVWGSVIAGVVLGGTGLLLLHPLVSLLGADAAAVPATRAYVAVMLAFVPVLAAAFCLEQIVRAEGAARQVMIGLIASTVGNLVFDVLFILVLHWGVAGAALATGLANAGVVAYFAVWLRRHSEHVSLAPRWFTLAPGVVKPVFGVGVGELLQSAFLILTSLVLNNLAVAYGDGALAAMGVAVRIAQVPEFLVMGVTLGVLPLLAYSYGKGDRARLMAALRGAAFAVGGIALVFSTTVFVFREQVFSAFSADRSVLAIGVVVLTAQLVAMVVNGFAGLITSLFQATGRSLPAIVMSVAQGVLFIPIVLLGNLWFGLAGIIWALTATEVVVCLVGVVMWLASRRAIDRGLTEGSPERAEEVLEQAEA, from the coding sequence ATGAGCACCACGAGCACCGAATCCCCGATGGGGGCCGACGCCGTAGGCACCAACCGCTGGTACCTCTCGTCCGCGCCGATCATCCGCGCCCTCGTGCACCTGTGCGTGCCGATGGCCGCCGCGATGGTCGTCGGCGCCGTCTACAACGTCATCAACGGCGGCTTCATCGGCTCGCTGCACAACACCGCGCTGCTCGCCGCGGTCACGTTGGGCGCGCCGCTGCTCGGCCTGGTGATGGCGGTCGGCGGGGTGTTCGGCGTCGGCGGCGGCGCGCTGATCTCGCGGCTGCTCGGCGCGGCGGAGCACGATCCCGCGCAGGCGGGGGAGATCAAGCACGTCTCCTCCTTCGCCGTGTGGGGCTCGGTGATCGCCGGCGTCGTGCTCGGCGGCACCGGGCTGCTCCTGCTGCACCCGCTCGTGTCGCTGCTCGGCGCGGACGCCGCCGCCGTGCCCGCGACCAGGGCCTACGTCGCCGTCATGCTCGCCTTCGTCCCCGTGCTCGCCGCGGCGTTCTGCCTGGAGCAGATCGTGCGGGCGGAGGGCGCCGCGCGCCAGGTGATGATCGGCCTCATCGCGTCCACGGTCGGCAACCTCGTGTTCGACGTCCTGTTCATCCTCGTGCTGCACTGGGGCGTCGCGGGCGCGGCGCTGGCGACGGGCCTGGCCAACGCGGGTGTCGTGGCCTACTTCGCCGTCTGGCTGCGGCGGCACAGCGAGCACGTGAGCCTCGCGCCGCGCTGGTTCACCCTCGCTCCCGGTGTGGTGAAGCCCGTCTTCGGCGTGGGTGTCGGCGAGCTGCTCCAGTCCGCCTTCCTGATCCTCACCTCCTTGGTGCTCAACAACCTCGCGGTCGCCTACGGGGATGGCGCGCTCGCGGCCATGGGTGTCGCGGTCCGCATCGCGCAGGTGCCGGAGTTCCTGGTGATGGGCGTGACGCTCGGCGTGCTGCCGCTGCTCGCCTACTCCTACGGCAAGGGCGACCGGGCCCGCCTCATGGCGGCGCTGCGCGGGGCCGCGTTCGCGGTCGGCGGCATCGCCCTGGTCTTCTCCACGACCGTGTTCGTGTTCCGCGAGCAGGTGTTCTCCGCGTTCTCCGCGGACCGCTCGGTCCTCGCGATCGGCGTCGTGGTCCTCACCGCCCAGCTCGTGGCGATGGTCGTGAACGGGTTCGCGGGCCTCATCACGTCGCTGTTCCAGGCGACCGGCCGGTCGTTGCCCGCGATCGTGATGTCGGTGGCGCAGGGGGTGCTGTTCATCCCGATCGTGCTGCTGGGAAACCTGTGGTTCGGCCTGGCGGGCATCATCTGGGCGCTGACCGCGACCGAGGTCGTCGTGTGCCTCGTCGGTGTCGTGATGTGGCTGGCGTCCCGCCGTGCGATCGACCGCGGCCTCACCGAGGGCAGCCCGGAACGGGCCGAGGAAGTGCTGGAGCAGGCCGAGGCCTGA
- a CDS encoding ATP-binding cassette domain-containing protein produces the protein MTTTAPQPAVRATGLRKSFGDHVVLDGIDLEVAEGTVLALLGPNGAGKTTAVRILSTLIGADGGDVRVAGHDLARDPEGIRAAIGVTGQFSAVDGLLTGRENLVLMADLRHLGRAAGRRRAAELLARFDLVEAAGKPASTYSGGMRRRLDLAMTLVGDPRVIFLDEPTTGLDPRGRRTTWGIIRDLVADGVTILLTTQHLEEADELADRIAVLDHGRVVAEGTPSELKRRVPGGHVRLRFADTAALDAAAAVLGDVPRDDDELTLQVAGVGVGALRDVLGRLDHAAVEVADLSIHTPDLDDVFLALTGNARTGQAQTTKDSAR, from the coding sequence GTGACCACCACCGCGCCCCAACCGGCGGTCCGGGCCACCGGGCTGCGCAAGTCGTTCGGCGACCACGTCGTGCTCGATGGCATCGACCTGGAAGTCGCCGAGGGAACCGTTCTCGCCCTGCTGGGTCCCAACGGGGCGGGCAAGACGACCGCCGTGCGGATCCTCTCCACGCTGATCGGCGCCGACGGCGGCGACGTCCGCGTCGCGGGCCACGACCTGGCCCGCGATCCCGAGGGGATCCGCGCGGCGATCGGCGTCACCGGGCAGTTCTCGGCCGTGGACGGCCTGCTCACCGGCCGGGAGAACCTGGTGCTGATGGCGGACCTGCGGCACCTCGGCCGCGCGGCGGGGCGGCGCCGGGCCGCCGAGCTGCTGGCCCGGTTCGACCTCGTCGAAGCGGCCGGGAAGCCGGCCTCGACCTACTCCGGCGGGATGAGGCGGCGGCTCGACCTGGCGATGACGCTGGTCGGCGACCCGCGGGTGATCTTCCTCGACGAGCCGACCACCGGTCTCGACCCGCGCGGCCGCCGCACGACGTGGGGGATCATCCGGGACCTCGTGGCCGACGGCGTCACGATCCTCCTCACCACGCAGCACTTGGAGGAGGCCGACGAGCTGGCGGACCGGATCGCGGTCCTCGACCACGGCCGGGTGGTCGCCGAGGGGACGCCGTCCGAGCTGAAGCGCCGGGTTCCCGGCGGGCACGTGCGCCTGCGGTTCGCCGACACCGCCGCCCTCGACGCGGCGGCCGCGGTCCTCGGCGACGTGCCGCGCGATGACGACGAACTCACCCTCCAGGTCGCGGGCGTCGGCGTCGGGGCACTGCGGGACGTGCTCGGCCGCCTCGACCACGCGGCCGTGGAGGTCGCCGACCTGTCGATCCACACCCCCGACCTCGACGACGTCTTCCTCGCCCTCACCGGGAACGCCCGCACTGGGCAGGCCCAGACCACGAAGGACAGCGCCCGATGA
- a CDS encoding helix-turn-helix domain-containing protein — MMPPPPSVSEDLPVTDLPAGGRNPIGVALGLLGDEWTLLILRHALQGTRLYGEWMRELPISNAVLTGRLGRLTESGLLDRVAYQRKPERFEYRLTRRGRTAWPILLGIWSWELSWVGQHAETLPRMRHQVCGHLFSPVLVCGACDAPAGPRDLVGGFGPSGTWERSMPSATTRRRSADAHQAGFFPQTTALVGNRWSCALLGAAFQGTRRFSDFERQLSAPPVVIADRLRTFTELGVMTADYRLTAKGLAFFPVVVHTMEWAQTWFRSPEGPAMSYRHRPCGTAFHPRYACSECAVPLRAGTIDRVPA; from the coding sequence ATGATGCCGCCGCCTCCCTCGGTCTCTGAGGACCTGCCGGTCACCGACCTGCCCGCCGGTGGCCGGAACCCGATCGGCGTGGCGCTGGGCCTGCTCGGCGACGAGTGGACCCTGCTGATCCTGCGCCACGCCCTGCAGGGCACGCGGCTCTACGGCGAGTGGATGCGGGAGCTGCCGATCTCCAACGCCGTGCTCACCGGCAGGCTCGGACGGCTCACCGAGTCCGGCCTGCTCGACCGCGTCGCCTACCAGCGCAAGCCGGAGCGCTTCGAGTACCGGCTCACCAGGCGCGGCCGGACCGCGTGGCCGATCCTGCTCGGCATCTGGTCGTGGGAGCTGTCCTGGGTCGGGCAGCACGCGGAAACCCTGCCCCGTATGCGCCACCAGGTGTGCGGGCACCTGTTCTCGCCCGTGCTGGTGTGCGGCGCGTGCGACGCCCCGGCCGGGCCGCGCGACCTCGTGGGCGGTTTCGGTCCGAGCGGCACGTGGGAGCGCTCGATGCCGTCGGCGACCACCCGGCGCCGGTCCGCCGACGCGCACCAGGCCGGGTTCTTCCCGCAGACCACGGCACTGGTCGGCAACCGGTGGTCGTGCGCGCTGCTCGGCGCGGCCTTCCAGGGGACCCGACGGTTCAGCGACTTCGAACGGCAGCTGTCCGCGCCGCCGGTCGTGATCGCCGACCGGCTGCGGACGTTCACCGAACTGGGCGTGATGACCGCCGACTACCGGCTCACCGCGAAGGGCCTGGCGTTCTTCCCGGTCGTCGTGCACACCATGGAATGGGCGCAGACGTGGTTCCGCTCCCCCGAGGGCCCCGCGATGTCGTACCGCCACCGACCGTGCGGCACCGCGTTCCACCCCCGGTACGCCTGCTCGGAATGCGCGGTGCCGCTGCGCGCCGGAACTATCGACCGCGTTCCCGCGTAG
- a CDS encoding histidine kinase — protein MATVDIAPGAPGFGWWRTRRGAAFDVVLALAVTLVPVVLWLLAAWVSPLLPPGGTTGQLAIQLQDLSFAALLGHLAGSAFDLALVARRRFPVVVALVVVAAEAFGHATLLGLMIALYTVAAHGTSRALLAGVALLAAVAGLKPWNWTDVPSTAELYLVLGFTGVMVVVAVVLPIVLGLYMNARRGLMASLRERAKRLEREQTLLARQVRTEERTRIAREMHDVVAHRVSLMVVHAGALEMKPDREPATVAEAASRIADIGRQALGELRQAIGVLKVDNVEDSAPLAPQPTLDDLAELVEQSRSAGVPVDFRVEGRRRLANVAERTAYRIVQEGLTNVHKHAFGARTEISLRFLPDRLEVSVRNDAPRRSSGIDLPSGGHGLAGLRERLTLVGGEFESGPSGGGFRIVARIPIAVPAG, from the coding sequence GTGGCCACTGTGGACATCGCACCGGGAGCACCGGGTTTCGGCTGGTGGCGGACGCGGCGCGGTGCGGCGTTCGACGTCGTCCTCGCGCTCGCCGTCACGCTCGTGCCGGTCGTGCTGTGGCTGCTGGCCGCGTGGGTGTCCCCGTTGCTGCCGCCGGGCGGCACCACGGGCCAACTCGCCATCCAGCTCCAGGACCTCTCGTTCGCCGCGCTGCTCGGCCACCTCGCCGGATCGGCCTTCGACCTCGCCCTGGTCGCGCGCCGCCGCTTCCCCGTGGTCGTCGCGCTGGTCGTGGTCGCGGCGGAGGCGTTCGGCCACGCGACGCTGCTGGGGCTGATGATCGCCCTGTACACCGTCGCCGCCCACGGGACGTCCCGCGCGCTGCTCGCGGGCGTCGCGCTGCTGGCCGCCGTCGCGGGCCTCAAGCCGTGGAACTGGACCGACGTGCCCAGCACCGCCGAGCTGTACCTGGTGCTGGGGTTCACCGGCGTCATGGTCGTGGTGGCCGTCGTCCTGCCGATCGTGCTGGGCCTGTACATGAACGCCCGGCGCGGCCTGATGGCGTCGCTGCGGGAACGGGCGAAACGGCTGGAACGGGAGCAGACCCTGCTGGCGCGGCAGGTCCGCACCGAGGAGCGCACCCGGATCGCCAGGGAGATGCACGACGTGGTGGCGCACCGGGTGAGCCTGATGGTCGTGCACGCGGGCGCGCTGGAGATGAAACCCGACCGGGAGCCCGCCACCGTCGCCGAGGCGGCGAGTCGGATCGCCGACATCGGCAGGCAGGCGCTGGGCGAGTTGCGGCAGGCCATCGGCGTGCTCAAGGTCGACAACGTCGAGGACAGCGCGCCGCTGGCCCCGCAGCCGACCCTGGACGACCTGGCGGAACTGGTCGAGCAGTCGCGCAGCGCGGGGGTGCCGGTCGACTTCCGCGTCGAGGGCAGGCGGCGGCTGGCGAACGTGGCGGAGCGGACCGCGTACCGGATCGTCCAGGAGGGTCTGACCAACGTGCACAAACACGCTTTCGGGGCGCGCACCGAGATCTCGCTGCGCTTCCTGCCCGACCGGCTGGAGGTGAGCGTGCGCAACGACGCGCCGCGCCGGTCGTCCGGCATCGACCTGCCCAGCGGCGGGCACGGGCTGGCGGGGCTGAGGGAGCGCCTGACGCTGGTCGGCGGCGAGTTCGAGTCCGGCCCGTCGGGCGGCGGCTTCCGGATCGTGGCCAGGATCCCGATCGCGGTGCCCGCCGGATGA
- a CDS encoding carotenoid oxygenase family protein gives MDVEVLGRVLSTLPEDDDHPYRTGPWQGQTTEWRADDLAVEGEIPADLDGVYLRNTETALHPAIERYHPFDGDGMVHVVGFRDGKAFYRNRFVRTDGFLAEQEEGRSLWSGFIEDPNKAVRQQGWGARGRMKDASSTDVVVHAGVALTSFYQCGELYRLDPLTLDALGKSEWHGEFPRPEGVSAHTKVDPHTGELLFFGYGTEAPYLHYGVLGGDDKLLHYTGVELPGPRLPHDMAFTENYAILNDCPLFWDPELLKQGAYLPRFHRDIPLRIGVVPRRGTNADVRWFEADPTYVLHWVNAYEEGDEIVLDGFFQGDPMPKSNGETGSHRIYRGLALDRLQTRLHRWRLNLVTGQAKEERISDSVTEFGMINAAHGGRPYRYTYAATGEPGWFLFNGLVKHDVLTGAEERYAFGDGVFGSETVMAPRPGATGEDDGYLVTITVDMNRNLSECLVFDARDVAGGPVARVRLPERVSSGTHATWAAGESLPGWRKADDAAASLGL, from the coding sequence ATGGACGTGGAAGTTCTCGGACGCGTGCTCAGCACCCTGCCCGAAGACGACGACCACCCGTACCGGACGGGCCCGTGGCAGGGGCAGACCACCGAGTGGCGGGCCGACGACCTGGCGGTCGAGGGCGAGATCCCGGCCGACCTCGACGGCGTGTACCTGCGCAACACCGAGACCGCGCTGCACCCGGCGATCGAGCGCTACCACCCGTTCGACGGCGACGGCATGGTCCACGTCGTCGGCTTCCGCGACGGCAAGGCGTTCTACCGCAACAGGTTCGTCCGCACGGACGGCTTCCTCGCCGAGCAGGAGGAGGGCCGGTCGCTGTGGTCGGGGTTCATCGAGGACCCGAACAAGGCGGTGCGGCAACAGGGTTGGGGCGCGCGGGGGCGGATGAAGGACGCGTCCAGCACGGACGTCGTGGTGCACGCCGGGGTCGCGCTGACCAGCTTCTACCAGTGCGGCGAGCTGTACCGGCTCGACCCGCTCACCCTGGACGCGCTCGGCAAGTCCGAGTGGCACGGCGAGTTCCCCCGGCCCGAGGGCGTCAGCGCGCACACCAAGGTGGATCCGCACACCGGTGAGCTGCTGTTCTTCGGCTACGGCACCGAGGCCCCGTACCTGCACTACGGCGTGCTCGGCGGGGACGACAAGCTGCTGCACTACACCGGCGTCGAACTGCCGGGTCCGCGGCTGCCGCACGACATGGCGTTCACCGAGAACTACGCGATCCTCAACGACTGCCCGCTGTTCTGGGATCCCGAACTGCTCAAGCAGGGCGCCTACCTCCCCCGCTTCCACCGCGACATCCCGCTGCGCATCGGGGTCGTGCCGCGTCGGGGCACCAACGCGGACGTGCGCTGGTTCGAGGCCGACCCGACGTACGTGCTGCACTGGGTGAACGCCTACGAGGAGGGCGACGAGATCGTCCTGGACGGGTTCTTCCAGGGCGACCCGATGCCGAAGTCGAACGGCGAGACCGGCAGCCACCGGATCTACCGCGGGCTGGCGCTGGACCGGTTGCAGACCAGGCTCCACCGCTGGCGGCTGAACCTCGTGACGGGGCAGGCGAAGGAGGAGCGGATCTCCGACAGCGTCACCGAGTTCGGCATGATCAACGCCGCGCACGGCGGTCGCCCGTACCGCTACACCTACGCCGCGACCGGCGAGCCGGGCTGGTTCCTGTTCAACGGCCTGGTCAAGCACGACGTGCTGACCGGTGCCGAGGAGCGCTACGCGTTCGGCGACGGCGTGTTCGGCAGCGAGACCGTGATGGCCCCGCGTCCCGGCGCCACCGGCGAGGACGACGGCTACCTGGTCACGATCACCGTGGACATGAACCGGAACCTGTCCGAGTGCCTGGTCTTCGACGCCCGCGACGTGGCGGGCGGTCCGGTGGCACGGGTGCGGCTGCCCGAACGGGTGTCCAGCGGGACGCACGCCACGTGGGCCGCCGGGGAGAGCCTGCCCGGCTGGCGGAAGGCGGATGATGCCGCCGCCTCCCTCGGTCTCTGA
- a CDS encoding DUF1345 domain-containing protein, with the protein MAIAVLPTTVRQRASRVVEVTLIVLGLASVVMPTVDLRVLVSWDLVAALYLVIRWQRVRRSKHLQPEESADAPGWLSSLMSRRTGFAFTLLTSLVGITAGLNIVVTGGLTSDASQQLLNKAVGVPAVVAAWMILHFGYAERYAHRFYDSPGARQLVFPEVERPGMLEFAHLSFTIGTSFAVSDVEVRSTGMRSLVLGQSVLSFFYNTAILGIAIGVISGSVN; encoded by the coding sequence ATGGCCATCGCGGTTCTGCCCACCACCGTCCGCCAGCGGGCGTCCCGCGTCGTCGAGGTGACGCTGATCGTGCTCGGGCTCGCCTCCGTCGTCATGCCGACCGTCGACCTCCGGGTCCTGGTGTCGTGGGACCTGGTCGCGGCCCTCTACCTGGTGATCCGCTGGCAACGGGTCCGGCGGAGCAAGCACCTCCAGCCCGAGGAGTCCGCGGACGCCCCCGGCTGGCTCAGCTCCCTGATGAGCAGGCGCACCGGGTTCGCGTTCACCCTGCTCACCAGCCTGGTGGGGATCACGGCGGGCCTGAACATCGTGGTCACCGGCGGGCTCACCAGCGACGCGAGCCAGCAGCTGCTGAACAAGGCGGTCGGCGTTCCCGCGGTCGTGGCGGCGTGGATGATCCTGCACTTCGGCTACGCCGAGCGGTACGCGCACCGGTTCTACGACAGCCCCGGCGCCCGCCAGCTGGTGTTCCCCGAGGTGGAGCGGCCGGGAATGCTGGAGTTCGCCCACCTCTCGTTCACGATCGGCACGTCGTTCGCGGTGTCCGACGTCGAGGTCCGGAGCACCGGTATGCGGTCGCTCGTGCTCGGGCAGAGCGTGCTGTCGTTCTTCTACAACACCGCGATCCTGGGCATCGCGATCGGCGTGATCAGCGGCTCCGTGAACTGA